In Mycolicibacterium phocaicum, one DNA window encodes the following:
- a CDS encoding AbrB/MazE/SpoVT family DNA-binding domain-containing protein translates to MEAVIDSGGRILVPKQLRDALGLTPGSTVDISAYGPGLQIVPGGRSARLVRNKDGRLVANADTVVTDEMMFALIDSGRR, encoded by the coding sequence ATGGAAGCGGTAATCGACTCGGGCGGCCGCATCTTGGTGCCCAAGCAACTCCGCGACGCGTTGGGACTGACGCCCGGTTCGACGGTCGATATTTCGGCATATGGCCCTGGACTGCAGATTGTCCCCGGCGGCCGCTCCGCGCGCCTCGTGCGAAACAAGGACGGACGCCTCGTCGCCAACGCAGACACAGTCGTCACCGATGAAATGATGTTCGCGCTCATCGATTCGGGGCGACGCTGA
- a CDS encoding type II toxin-antitoxin system VapC family toxin, producing the protein MTSQQVTAIDTSVAVPLLVSSHPQHVAVSQWAMGRRLGLSGHALAETYSVLTRLPGDARVDPADAVALIDDNFPEPLQLGADTGRGAHHEFARCGVAGGATYDGLVALAAREHGAVLVTRDARAKATYDALGVNAEVLAGA; encoded by the coding sequence CTGACGTCGCAGCAGGTCACGGCAATCGATACCAGCGTCGCGGTGCCCTTGCTTGTGTCCTCGCATCCGCAGCACGTCGCGGTCTCGCAATGGGCAATGGGCCGACGTCTTGGGCTCAGCGGGCATGCGCTGGCCGAGACATACTCGGTTCTGACGCGTCTGCCCGGCGATGCTCGTGTCGACCCTGCCGACGCGGTGGCGTTGATCGACGACAACTTCCCGGAGCCCCTTCAACTGGGTGCCGACACGGGACGCGGTGCCCATCACGAATTCGCCCGTTGTGGCGTCGCGGGCGGCGCCACCTATGACGGCTTGGTCGCGTTGGCCGCTCGTGAGCACGGTGCAGTCCTGGTCACTCGCGATGCCAGAGCCAAGGCAACCTACGACGCCCTCGGGGTAAACGCGGAAGTGCTGGCCGGCGCCTGA
- a CDS encoding DIP1984 family protein, protein MKLAEALSLRANAVRRIEQLRVRVVGNARFQEGEVPAEDAAALLVEIDGALDEYESLIRRINLTNAANSVGADGTLTDALGRRDALRLRYHVLTTAADAAAGAGAGQYGYSRQLRSELKMLSALSVGDLRARADQVAQELRELDVRIQKANWEIELLD, encoded by the coding sequence ATGAAGTTGGCAGAAGCTTTGTCGTTGCGTGCGAACGCAGTTCGCCGTATCGAGCAGTTGCGCGTGCGCGTCGTGGGTAACGCACGGTTCCAGGAGGGCGAAGTGCCTGCCGAGGACGCCGCGGCGCTACTCGTCGAGATCGACGGCGCGCTGGACGAATACGAATCCCTGATCCGGCGGATCAACCTGACCAACGCGGCCAACTCGGTCGGGGCGGACGGCACGCTGACCGACGCCCTCGGGCGGCGCGACGCGCTGCGCTTGCGGTACCACGTCCTGACCACGGCCGCGGATGCAGCCGCGGGTGCGGGCGCGGGCCAGTACGGCTACTCGCGGCAGCTGCGTTCGGAGCTGAAGATGTTGTCCGCCTTGTCCGTTGGCGATCTGCGGGCGCGGGCCGACCAGGTGGCGCAGGAGTTGCGCGAGCTCGACGTCCGGATCCAGAAGGCGAACTGGGAGATCGAGCTGCTGGACTGA
- a CDS encoding DUF7373 family lipoprotein: protein MGIRKLALAVVTCGCVVAGCSTTTTGTSRFGGSLSDPEPDVSQLRTGNYQIKPSTPFFSAGPNPLTQSIVESTRMAEYVVGPWEIDASVTKPGAIGTGTMTSEFGVDNILGVSKDNVMQGIARAHGLVAGFGSYRSSGSRDSDLEIQNAVLMFPDDGQAAAAAAEFTAQFGPVVATPFPTYPVQISVGTGTVPAVGVDYGTGASGVAAYTAQGRFVLYQFVSAKATKLTKAPLRAQLLTSDLLSRQQSLIKSFVPTDPAKLADLPKDPSDDQLLSKTITTPDRQQGVLIGTWRPRAWLHFETDPVSMTTQFERAGVQWVTQRWGRVYQAPNADSAAQLLDATSALIMKNPDVQMAGPVPGFPGARCFEHLRDYAQPDATVTWRILGWHYSCLARTDRFVFQVFADDETAVDQQISAQYRVLSGK, encoded by the coding sequence GTGGGGATCCGGAAGCTGGCACTTGCCGTGGTTACGTGCGGGTGCGTGGTCGCGGGCTGTTCGACGACCACGACCGGCACCTCGCGGTTCGGCGGTTCACTGAGCGACCCCGAACCGGACGTCAGCCAGCTGCGGACCGGTAACTACCAGATCAAGCCGAGCACCCCGTTCTTCAGCGCTGGACCCAACCCGCTCACGCAGTCGATCGTCGAATCGACCCGGATGGCCGAATACGTCGTGGGCCCTTGGGAAATCGACGCGTCGGTGACGAAGCCCGGGGCCATCGGGACCGGCACCATGACGTCGGAGTTCGGTGTCGACAACATCCTTGGGGTGTCCAAAGACAATGTGATGCAGGGCATTGCCAGAGCACACGGTCTGGTCGCCGGTTTCGGGTCGTACCGGTCATCAGGGTCCCGGGACTCCGATCTGGAAATCCAGAACGCGGTCCTGATGTTTCCCGATGATGGCCAAGCAGCGGCGGCCGCGGCAGAATTCACCGCACAGTTCGGCCCCGTCGTGGCCACTCCGTTTCCGACATATCCCGTCCAGATCTCGGTCGGTACCGGCACGGTGCCGGCGGTCGGCGTGGATTACGGCACCGGGGCCAGTGGCGTCGCGGCGTACACCGCGCAGGGACGTTTCGTGCTGTACCAATTCGTGAGCGCCAAAGCCACCAAGCTGACCAAGGCACCGCTGCGGGCTCAGTTGCTGACGTCCGACCTGCTCAGCAGGCAGCAGTCGCTCATCAAGAGCTTTGTGCCCACCGATCCCGCGAAACTCGCTGACCTGCCCAAAGATCCGAGCGACGATCAGTTGCTGTCGAAGACCATCACCACTCCCGATCGGCAGCAGGGCGTACTGATCGGGACGTGGCGACCGCGGGCGTGGCTGCATTTCGAAACCGATCCGGTGAGCATGACGACCCAGTTCGAGCGCGCCGGCGTCCAGTGGGTGACACAGCGGTGGGGCCGGGTCTACCAGGCGCCCAATGCGGATTCGGCCGCGCAGCTGCTGGACGCCACCAGCGCTCTGATCATGAAGAATCCGGATGTGCAGATGGCCGGGCCGGTGCCGGGGTTCCCCGGTGCGCGCTGTTTCGAGCACCTCCGCGACTATGCGCAACCGGACGCGACGGTGACATGGCGCATCCTGGGGTGGCACTACAGCTGCCTCGCCCGCACCGACAGATTTGTGTTCCAGGTCTTCGCCGACGATGAAACCGCTGTGGACCAACAGATTTCGGCGCAGTACCGGGTGCTGTCCGGGAAGTAG
- the bla gene encoding class A beta-lactamase, producing the protein MGVSLSRRDFIVGLAATGVLAGCQPTKADEPTNFADLEDRYQALIGVYAVDLESSATVEHRADERFAMCSTFKAYAAARILQMATAGKANLDAMVPITAGDIVVNSPVLSEAVGARMALREICAAALSQSDNAAGNIMLRTIGGPSALTDFARSIGDSQTRLDRWEPALNEAAPGDLRDTTTPRALCGGYRAILAGDALSGAAQFQLRRWMEETATSTRRFRAGLPEGWTSADKTGGGDYGSTNDAGMLIGPKRERVMLTVLVRTRTVRRDAGPFNEAIAESVRSVLARLGHS; encoded by the coding sequence GTGGGGGTATCGCTGAGCCGACGGGATTTCATCGTCGGGTTGGCCGCGACGGGCGTGCTGGCCGGGTGCCAGCCCACCAAGGCGGACGAGCCGACCAACTTTGCCGATCTGGAAGATCGCTATCAGGCGTTAATCGGCGTCTACGCAGTTGATCTGGAGTCTTCGGCGACGGTCGAGCACCGTGCTGACGAGCGGTTCGCGATGTGCTCGACCTTCAAAGCGTATGCGGCGGCCCGCATCTTGCAGATGGCCACGGCGGGCAAGGCGAATCTCGATGCCATGGTGCCCATCACCGCCGGTGACATCGTGGTCAACTCGCCGGTGCTGAGCGAGGCGGTGGGGGCGCGGATGGCGTTGCGAGAGATTTGTGCCGCGGCCCTGAGCCAGAGTGACAACGCGGCAGGCAACATCATGTTGCGGACCATCGGCGGGCCCTCGGCGCTCACGGATTTCGCCCGCTCGATCGGTGATTCGCAGACCCGGCTGGATCGCTGGGAACCGGCCCTCAACGAAGCGGCGCCCGGCGATCTCCGCGACACCACCACGCCGCGGGCGCTGTGCGGCGGGTATCGCGCCATTCTCGCCGGCGACGCGTTGTCCGGTGCGGCTCAGTTCCAACTGCGTCGGTGGATGGAGGAGACCGCGACGTCGACCCGCCGTTTTCGCGCGGGTCTGCCTGAGGGATGGACCAGCGCGGACAAGACCGGCGGCGGCGACTACGGGTCGACCAACGACGCCGGGATGCTCATCGGCCCGAAGCGGGAACGGGTCATGCTGACGGTGCTGGTCCGCACGCGCACCGTGCGGCGGGACGCCGGGCCGTTCAACGAGGCGATCGCGGAGTCGGTGCGATCGGTGCTTGCGCGCCTCGGCCACAGTTAG
- a CDS encoding alpha/beta hydrolase family protein, whose amino-acid sequence MSDDTAAQEAFDGFVAMWTTGTTGGRRAPVLRSPDEVGLDYEDVFFPSMDGVPLEGWFIPADSDRLVIHNHFLPGNRYGYPGHLPEFGGLGGFEVNFLPEYKALHDAGYNVLAYDIRNHGRSGQGNGGIAGIGLTEYRDVIGSLRYAGARPDTKSMKKVLLSVCLGADSTAVAWSKHPEEFAEIQAMVMLQPVSGRYIVEEFVKAVGMADGYVKFDQAVHERTGFRIAEQSPLEYVKAVTVPTLVAQVRDDTMTRPQDVQDIYDAIPVADKSLHWIEGTNRRFDGYNYLGVHPEVAIDWFDKYIA is encoded by the coding sequence ATGTCCGATGACACCGCAGCTCAGGAAGCGTTCGACGGCTTTGTCGCAATGTGGACCACCGGAACCACCGGCGGACGGCGCGCGCCAGTGCTACGGAGCCCAGATGAGGTCGGGCTCGACTACGAAGACGTGTTCTTCCCGTCGATGGACGGCGTCCCGCTGGAGGGCTGGTTCATCCCGGCCGACTCCGACCGGCTCGTCATCCATAACCACTTTCTCCCCGGAAACCGCTACGGCTACCCCGGGCACCTGCCGGAGTTCGGCGGGCTCGGCGGCTTCGAGGTGAATTTCCTGCCCGAGTACAAGGCGCTGCATGACGCCGGTTACAACGTTCTCGCGTACGACATCCGTAATCACGGCCGCAGTGGCCAGGGCAACGGCGGAATCGCGGGCATCGGTCTGACCGAATATCGCGATGTCATCGGCTCCTTGCGCTACGCCGGCGCTCGGCCGGACACGAAATCGATGAAGAAGGTGCTGCTTTCGGTGTGCCTGGGCGCTGATTCGACGGCGGTGGCCTGGTCGAAGCATCCCGAGGAGTTCGCGGAAATCCAGGCCATGGTGATGCTGCAACCGGTGTCGGGTCGCTACATCGTCGAGGAGTTCGTCAAGGCAGTCGGGATGGCCGACGGCTACGTGAAGTTCGATCAGGCCGTGCACGAACGAACGGGATTCCGGATCGCCGAGCAGTCACCGCTCGAATACGTCAAGGCCGTGACCGTGCCGACGCTCGTCGCCCAGGTCCGCGACGACACGATGACGCGCCCGCAGGATGTGCAGGACATCTACGACGCGATTCCGGTCGCCGACAAGAGCCTGCACTGGATTGAAGGAACCAACAGGCGATTCGACGGCTACAACTACCTCGGTGTCCACCCGGAAGTGGCCATCGACTGGTTCGACAAGTACATCGCCTGA
- a CDS encoding helix-turn-helix transcriptional regulator, whose protein sequence is MDQRKDIREFLTSRRARITPQQAGLPDYGAKRRVPGLRREEVALLAGVSVDYYTRLERGNLTGVSDSVLNSVATVLQLDETERAHLFNLIKVSQGPRRTPRKAGSRLRPSVQLILDAMVGVPAWVSNDRLDILAANVIAAELYRVAIDGPGQANLARFVFLDGRAQEFFVDWNQQADNAVAILRSAAARDPYDDRLTQLVGELSTRSDEFRVRWGAHIIRAHQSGPKAFKHPDVGQLDLTFDGLELAADPGLTLYVMTAEPNSATAERLKLLGSLAATRQSHG, encoded by the coding sequence GTGGACCAGCGCAAGGACATCCGGGAATTCCTCACGTCCCGGCGCGCCCGCATCACTCCCCAGCAGGCCGGCCTGCCCGACTACGGCGCCAAACGACGAGTCCCCGGCCTGCGCCGCGAAGAGGTCGCTCTGTTGGCCGGAGTCAGCGTGGACTACTACACCCGGCTCGAACGCGGCAATCTCACCGGCGTCTCCGACTCGGTACTCAACTCGGTGGCGACCGTCCTGCAACTCGACGAGACCGAGCGCGCGCACCTGTTCAACCTGATCAAAGTCAGCCAAGGGCCGCGGCGGACCCCGCGCAAGGCCGGCAGCAGGCTTCGGCCGAGTGTCCAACTGATCCTGGATGCGATGGTCGGAGTGCCGGCCTGGGTCAGCAATGACCGCCTCGACATCCTGGCCGCCAACGTCATCGCCGCGGAGTTGTACCGCGTCGCCATCGACGGACCCGGACAGGCCAACCTCGCCCGATTCGTGTTTTTGGACGGCCGCGCGCAGGAATTCTTCGTCGATTGGAATCAGCAGGCCGACAACGCCGTCGCGATTCTGCGCAGTGCCGCGGCCCGTGATCCGTACGACGACCGGCTGACCCAGCTCGTCGGCGAATTGAGCACGCGCAGTGACGAATTCCGGGTCCGCTGGGGCGCCCACATCATCCGCGCACACCAGTCGGGCCCGAAAGCGTTCAAGCACCCCGACGTCGGCCAGCTCGATCTGACCTTCGATGGGCTGGAACTTGCCGCCGATCCGGGTCTGACGCTCTATGTCATGACGGCGGAACCGAATTCAGCGACGGCGGAACGACTGAAGTTACTCGGCAGCCTGGCGGCAACGCGCCAGTCACACGGCTGA
- a CDS encoding 3-isopropylmalate dehydrogenase: MKLAVIAGDGIGPEVIGEALKVLDVVLPGVERTEYNVGAKRYHETGETLPDGMVDELKTHDAILLGAIGDPSVPSGVLERGLLLTMRFALDHHVNLRPSRLFAGVDSPLAGNPDIDFVVVREGTEGPYTGTGGAIRVGTPHEVATEVSTNTRFGVERVVRYAFEKARTRRKHLTLVHKNNVLAFAGSLWKRTVDEVATEYPDVETAYQHIDAATIHMVTDPGRFDVIVTDNLFGDIITDLAAAVSGGIGLAASGNIDATGTNPSMFEPVHGSAPDIAGQGLADPTAAIMSVALLLTHLGETDAAARVDKAVAEHLSTRGDAKLSTSETGERIRSFL; encoded by the coding sequence GTGAAGCTCGCCGTCATTGCCGGTGACGGCATCGGCCCCGAGGTCATCGGCGAGGCGCTGAAGGTTCTCGACGTCGTACTGCCGGGCGTCGAGCGCACCGAGTACAACGTCGGCGCCAAGCGCTACCACGAGACCGGCGAGACCTTGCCCGACGGCATGGTCGACGAGCTCAAGACACACGACGCGATCCTGTTGGGCGCCATCGGCGATCCGTCGGTGCCCAGCGGCGTGCTCGAGCGCGGTCTGCTGCTGACCATGCGGTTCGCGCTGGATCACCACGTGAACCTGCGGCCGTCGCGGCTGTTCGCCGGTGTCGACAGCCCGCTGGCCGGCAACCCGGACATCGATTTCGTCGTCGTCCGCGAGGGCACCGAGGGTCCGTACACCGGCACCGGTGGCGCCATCCGCGTCGGCACCCCGCACGAGGTGGCCACCGAGGTGTCCACCAACACGCGCTTCGGTGTGGAGCGGGTCGTCCGCTACGCATTCGAGAAGGCCCGGACGCGGCGTAAGCACCTGACCCTGGTGCACAAGAACAACGTGCTGGCGTTCGCCGGCTCGCTGTGGAAGCGCACGGTCGACGAGGTCGCCACCGAGTACCCGGACGTCGAGACCGCTTACCAGCACATCGATGCCGCGACCATCCACATGGTCACCGATCCGGGCCGCTTCGACGTGATCGTCACCGACAACCTGTTCGGCGACATCATCACCGACCTGGCCGCGGCCGTCTCCGGCGGCATCGGCCTGGCAGCGTCGGGCAACATCGATGCGACGGGCACCAACCCGTCGATGTTCGAGCCGGTGCACGGCAGCGCGCCCGACATCGCGGGTCAGGGTCTCGCCGACCCGACCGCGGCCATCATGAGTGTGGCGCTGCTGCTCACGCACCTCGGTGAGACCGACGCCGCGGCCCGCGTGGACAAGGCTGTCGCCGAGCACCTTTCGACGCGTGGCGACGCCAAACTGTCGACGTCGGAGACCGGCGAGCGGATTCGCAGCTTCCTGTAG
- the serA gene encoding phosphoglycerate dehydrogenase translates to MSLPVVLIADKLAESTVAALGDQVEVRWVDGPDREKLLAAVPDADALLVRSATTVDAEVLAAAPKLKIVARAGVGLDNVDVDAATARGVLVVNAPTSNIHSAAEHALALLLSTARQIPAADATLREHTWKRSKFSGTEIFGKTVGVVGMGRIGQLVAQRLAAFGAHIVAYDPYVSQARAAQLGIELLSLDELLGRADFISVHLPKTKETAGLINKDALAKTKPGVIIVNAARGGLIDEQALADAITSGHVRGAGLDVFATEPCTDSPLFELPQVVVTPHLGASTEEAQDRAGTDVAASVKLALAGEFVPDAVNVGGGVVGEEVAPWLDLVRKLGLLVGALAPALPASLNVEVLGELASEDVEILKLSAMRGLFSAVIEDQVTFVNAPALAAERGVEAVLTSETESPNHRSVVDVRAVAADGSVVNVSGTLSGPQLVEKIVQINGRNLDLRAEGINLILNYGDQPGALGKIGTLLGAAEVNILAAQLSQDADGSGATIMLRLDREVPADVLGAIGEAVGATTLELVDLS, encoded by the coding sequence GTGAGCCTTCCTGTCGTACTCATCGCTGACAAACTCGCCGAATCGACCGTCGCCGCCCTCGGCGACCAGGTAGAGGTCCGTTGGGTCGACGGACCCGACCGCGAAAAGCTGCTGGCCGCCGTTCCGGACGCCGACGCCCTGCTGGTGCGCTCGGCCACCACGGTGGATGCCGAGGTGCTGGCCGCGGCACCCAAGCTCAAGATCGTCGCCCGTGCCGGCGTCGGCCTGGACAACGTCGACGTCGACGCCGCCACCGCGCGTGGCGTGCTGGTCGTCAACGCCCCGACCTCGAACATCCACAGCGCCGCCGAGCACGCCCTCGCGCTGCTGCTCTCGACGGCCCGCCAGATTCCGGCCGCCGACGCCACGCTGCGCGAACACACCTGGAAGCGCTCCAAGTTCTCGGGCACCGAGATCTTCGGCAAGACCGTCGGCGTCGTGGGCATGGGCCGCATCGGCCAGCTCGTCGCGCAGCGCCTCGCCGCCTTCGGCGCGCACATCGTCGCCTACGACCCCTACGTCTCGCAGGCCCGCGCCGCCCAGCTCGGTATCGAGCTGCTGAGCCTCGATGAACTTTTGGGTCGTGCTGATTTCATCTCGGTGCACCTGCCCAAGACCAAGGAAACCGCCGGCCTGATCAACAAGGACGCGCTGGCCAAGACCAAGCCGGGCGTCATCATCGTCAACGCCGCCCGCGGTGGCCTGATCGACGAGCAGGCCCTGGCCGACGCGATCACCAGTGGCCACGTCCGTGGCGCCGGCCTCGACGTGTTCGCCACCGAGCCCTGCACCGACAGCCCGCTGTTCGAGCTGCCGCAGGTTGTCGTGACCCCGCACCTGGGTGCCTCCACCGAAGAGGCCCAGGACCGCGCCGGCACCGACGTCGCCGCGAGCGTGAAGCTGGCGCTGGCCGGCGAGTTCGTGCCGGACGCCGTCAACGTCGGCGGCGGTGTCGTCGGCGAAGAGGTCGCGCCGTGGCTCGACCTGGTGCGCAAGCTGGGCCTGCTGGTCGGTGCCCTGGCACCGGCGCTCCCGGCCTCGCTGAACGTCGAGGTGCTCGGCGAGCTGGCGTCGGAAGACGTTGAGATTCTGAAGCTTTCGGCGATGCGCGGCCTGTTCTCGGCCGTCATCGAGGACCAGGTGACGTTCGTCAACGCGCCGGCGCTGGCCGCCGAGCGTGGCGTCGAGGCCGTCCTCACCAGCGAGACCGAGAGCCCCAACCACCGCAGCGTCGTCGACGTGCGCGCCGTGGCCGCCGACGGCTCGGTCGTCAACGTGTCGGGCACCTTGAGCGGCCCGCAGCTGGTCGAGAAGATCGTCCAGATCAACGGCCGCAACCTGGACCTGCGCGCCGAGGGCATCAACCTGATCCTCAACTACGGCGACCAGCCGGGCGCACTGGGCAAGATCGGCACCCTGCTCGGTGCGGCTGAGGTCAACATCTTGGCGGCCCAGCTGTCGCAGGACGCCGACGGTTCGGGAGCGACGATCATGCTGCGCCTGGACCGCGAGGTGCCGGCCGACGTGCTCGGCGCGATCGGCGAGGCCGTCGGCGCGACCACGCTGGAACTGGTGGATCTGTCGTGA